The region AGAATATAGCACAATCAGGTTCCCACTACTGTAtggttaaatcagcagctacattgcaatttattacattttaaagaaacCAAAAGCCTCTTTTTTTGCcctatttgtttgtgtttaaggGCCTATTAACATGTGTGGGCATGCCTGTATGTGTGGTGTTGGTGTGACCGTTTGTGGACAGAATAATGTCCACTTCTCTTCCTGATATGTTGTGGTGTTGTGCGATACGCTCGCATTTTGTCACATACCGTTTTCAGTGAAACACTGGGTGCAGAGCTGGGCTGTGTCTTCTTTTAATGCCTTACTGTGTTTCAGATTCAAGTGCTTTTTGAAATTAAAAGCTGcgcttgtgtttctttgtggttttGCTGCTTTCTTAACTTTTCATTTCTAGGTAGGGGTTTTTCAGTTGTTAATGAATGGATTTGCTGTGTTCTGAGGACTGGATTGACGTTTTTGAGGCGCCTGCTTTTCAGTTTTCCAGAATTTAGTTTCAGCATTGGAAGACTGGCTGTGGCTCTGTTTGaccctgtgtgtctttgtgtcctaCAGAGTCCCTGCTCACTACGTCTACCCTCAGGCCTTTGTCCAACCCAGCATGATGATCCCTCATGTACAACCTTCTGCTGCTACagcaacagctgctgctgctgccacttcCCCATACCTTGACTATACTGGTGCAGCGTATGCACAGTACTCTGCGGCTGCcaccgctgccgccgccgctgctgcatATGAGCAGTATCCGTACGCGGCCTCACCAGCACCAACAAGCTACATGACTGCTGCAGGGTATGGATACGCTGTCCAGCAGCCACTCGCCACTGCTGCCACCCCAGgagctgccgctgctgctgccgccttcAGCCAGTATCAACCtcagcagctccagacagatcgCATGCAGTAAAACCATGAAAACTACCTTTGAGGAGGAAAGCAGGGGAGGTCACCTCCTCCCATGAAGAGAGCGAAGTAATGAGGGAGAAAACCATAGGGGCTGAATGATGGTTGTCACACCCAGGTTTTAACTTAGCAGTCTACCAAAGAGCCTGAAGAAAATCACCAAAAATGTGGAGAGAAATGAGGaattactgtatgttttacaAGTGAGATCAGTATTTTGTCGCCAttgaatatatatgaatatttaatatttattcaacaggaaaatatttaatgttaattgAAGTAGATTCACTGAACCTCATGTCAACCATTGCTGAATTTTGTAAATATATTGCAGTGGAATTTGTATAAAATTTCCAAGTGCATTAACGTCTTATGATCAGGTTTCTTCCCCATTTCtctgaaaacaaaccaaaacacttGCATACATATGAGAACAGTATGTTACGTCATCATGCAGTTTTCAGTATTTCATAGTTTTGGACCAATATTTTGTTTGGTAAAGCTATGCAGACTATTGATCTAGAAGATAGGATTGTTTTTTCATAACTGTTTGCAGTGAGATAGATTAGTCACCGTCAACTAGttccctttaaaatgttttttttcttgatgaAGACAAAATGCTGAAGTGAAAGCTGAAGCTGGTAAAAGCACTCACTTTTCTTCCCTTTAAATTGCACCTCAAGTAAACTCAGCATAAGGGAAGAAACATTGTTGAATGTGaatctttcattttgaaaaaatgtttcaTAATGTGCCTTTTTAAATTAtgctatttatgtatttattatggaGCCTTAAAGTAATAAACCCTTTATTTTGTGTTCATGCGTTAGTATGAAGCCTACTATAGAACATGTCCACATGTGCTGCTACGTAATGATCAAGAGCATGTGATGGATGTTTAAACTTGGCTTAACAAAGCAATAACACTGTGTATAAAGAACAAAAGATGAGTGGAAAGGTAGCAATAAGTCCAAcgctttttctgttttctgtagATTTAATGTTGTTGTCTCAAATAGATTCTTAATTAATGTCGCTTTTTATACTTGACCACTTTGATAAAGGACAGCGTGAGAACTGTTAACTTTTTCAAGTTTTTACATTTGATGTCATtagacattaaatgttttctaaTGCAAGGACATCACTGTTTCACCTTGCATTTTGTAATGCATGACTcaaaataatgcaaatatttaatatgtgaaataaaaggaaatttACCTTCAACTTTTTTAttcttctgtgttctgtgtAATGTTGGTTTTGCTATAGCCCTTTTGATGAAATCATGTCACGGGATGGTCTCAGTTGGCAATAAAGAATACAAAACAGATAATAGGCCAATTTAATGTTCAGTTAGTGTGCTCTCTGCGTGCAATTGGACGGCATAAGAGTTGTCATGAGTCCCACTACAATAGGAACCATAGCTATTATTTAATCTGTTTGACTTTTATTAACATCTCTCAGCAAGAAATAGTCTGTAACTAATTTCAAGATAGAAACCACGCTAGAAACCTAAGTGGCAACATATGCAACTCGAAGACCTGTGTCATTAATAATGGATTACACATTTTTAGGTAATTGATCTACACTTGAAACACTGCTGCAGAGTTTGAGGCTTgcctctgtttacattttaaatcaacTTAGATTTTGCATAACATGATCTGGCCTGCTGTGACTCCAAAATAGTAAGTAAGTGAAGTCCCTCTTCCCACATTACACAACATTTAGTTGAAAGAAGCTGTTTGTCAGATTCCCTCAtgctgaaatgaaataaatcGATATCTTGGCTCTTCTGTGGCTGAACAGCTGAAATGCACACTACTCTGGGACCGTTTGAGATCACACAGTCCATTCCCTGTTTTGTTCACCTGTTTACAATCCTTCACTAGTCCAACTGCTTATGTTTCAATACAGCTGTTAAGGAACTTGTGATGTGACCTGTGGTACGACAGAGGAGCAGGCAGGCAGCTGCAGGGTCTGGTGTCTATATCCAGACGGTTTAGTCCAATGAAATAAATGCTGTTATCTGATGCTCCATGGCTGCCCTCTCAGGTTATTTCACCAGAGCTGTGGCCTCCTGACATCTGCTGGTTTATGCCGGGCGCTCCTTATTGCCAAGCACTATAGGCATATGCAGCTGAGCAGTGGGGGAAGAAGTTTTCACAACTGTTACTTACATAAAAGTAGTAGGgattttttcagtcccgatagcgatacctgggctttgggtatcggccgatactgatccgataccgatctgataccgatccgataccagtgtttaattaataagttgTATCCCTcaatgtgtggaa is a window of Sebastes umbrosus isolate fSebUmb1 chromosome 11, fSebUmb1.pri, whole genome shotgun sequence DNA encoding:
- the rbm24b gene encoding RNA-binding protein 24b isoform X2, yielding MMHSAQKDTTFTKIFVGGLPYHTTDSSLRKYFEVFGDIEEAVVITDRQTGKSRGYGFVTMADRASADRACKDPNPIIDGRKANVNLAYLGAKPRVIQPGFAFGMPQIHPAFIQRPYGVPAHYVYPQAFVQPSMMIPHVQPSAATATAAAAATSPYLDYTGAAYAQYSAAATAAAAAAAYEQYPYAASPAPTSYMTAAGYGYAVQQPLATAATPGAAAAAAAFSQYQPQQLQTDRMQ